One Pseudomonas sp. FP1742 genomic window carries:
- a CDS encoding HupE/UreJ family protein produces the protein MTLKRILGAMALLLTPAIAFAHPGHGDNGLIAGISHPIGGLDHLLAMVAVGLWAAQQKGAARWVLPCTFVGTMLIGGLLGFEGLDLPALESGIAASVLALGLAVALAVRPPLSLAVAATALFALFHGVAHGLELPDMSSPWAYAAGFVVATAALHAAGYAVVRLLPQAAAPLVRLAGAASAATGVWLLAG, from the coding sequence ATGACACTGAAACGCATTCTGGGCGCCATGGCCCTGCTGTTGACCCCGGCCATCGCCTTCGCCCACCCGGGCCATGGCGATAATGGCCTGATCGCCGGCATCAGCCATCCGATCGGTGGCCTCGATCACTTGCTGGCGATGGTTGCCGTAGGGTTATGGGCCGCGCAGCAGAAAGGCGCCGCGCGCTGGGTGCTGCCGTGCACGTTCGTCGGCACCATGCTGATCGGCGGTTTGTTGGGTTTTGAAGGGCTGGACCTGCCGGCGCTGGAAAGCGGGATTGCGGCATCGGTATTGGCGCTGGGCCTGGCGGTGGCGTTGGCAGTGCGTCCGCCATTGAGCCTGGCGGTGGCGGCGACCGCGTTGTTCGCGCTGTTTCATGGCGTGGCGCATGGTTTGGAATTGCCGGACATGTCCAGTCCCTGGGCGTATGCCGCAGGGTTTGTGGTGGCGACAGCGGCGTTGCATGCCGCGGGTTATGCGGTGGTTCGCCTCTTGCCTCAGGCCGCGGCGCCGCTGGTTCGGCTGGCGGGTGCGGCGTCGGCGGCGACCGGGGTGTGGTTGCTGGCGGGTTAA